The region TTGGAGGGCACTGAGAATGGAACTACAGTGAAGACAATATCTTTTCTTTTGCTGTGCGAAATTCTTCGTCTGAAAGCACTCCCATCGAGTGGAGTTTTGCTAATTTTTCCAATTTATCTAGCGGTGACTCCTCAGGCTCTGCTTGCAACCGCGTGACATTGGTATTTCTTTTGTCGCTCATCTCCTTGAGCCACTTATTTGCCAAATCGGCAATGACTTTCACCGTTGCCTTTTGGCAATTATCAATTGTGAGTACACGACTCCCTAAATCCACCATAATCTTTCCAAGCACCCAGCCTTGGCTAGCTGACACGGCCTGGACTCGGTCGTGACGAATGCTCTGGGTATTAACAGAACTGGTTAGTATCGCTGCGTCAAGAAAAAGAAATCTGTCGCTTGTCAATACAACAAGCCAAGTGTTTAAGCCAAAGTCAAAAGAATTAGAGTTTTCTGATTGCGGCATCATCCCAGACGTGAGTGCGAACACAACCTCATTAGGTTCCAGGTAGTCTGGCAATGCCTGGAGCTCTTTTTTTGTTCCAAACGAATCAAGGGAAACATTATTTAGTTCGCAAAGCGCCTTCCAATCATGGTTTTTTGTAAATTCGGCATACTTGTCGTAATTTTCGAGTATCACATTTGAAGCGGGTTGAGCTGCCAATGTGGGCGAGGGGACAGGCAAACTTGGTGGAGGGGGGGGCTGTGGTTTGGCTGCCCCGAAAGTAAGTCCTTTTATTCTGTCAGCCGTAAACCAGTTGCCGTCAACTCCCTTACGGACAAAGCTGTCAGGGAATAGACGCCCGGTTTTAGCAAGGTCCCGGATTTGAGTGCCGGTGAACGGGCCTTCAACTTGGCCCATGATATTTGTAAAAAAATCTGCCATCGCTCAGCCACAGAATCCATTGGGTTAAGAGGCATAACGTCTGGTATAACCAGGCTGCCGAGGTTGAGGTTTCATTTGAAAAGCTCCATGTTGATGCCATTGTTATTAACTTGCGCATATTTGTTGTGATATGAAGCAACCATTAAGCTTATCCTAACCATGTGAAAATGAAGATTCAATACACATGTCCACAGGGGCAGTTGCTGACATGGCTGTGGCATTGGTTGTAGAGGTGAATGTGATACTCCCAACGTATCACTACGCGCCGATAATTATGTACCCATGAGATTGTTCTCTCGACGATCCAACGTCGCTTGTAACGTCGAATTTTGCGACCATTCTGAGTTTTCTGTTTCCGATTTTTGATCTCTCGATTTTTGGTTTTCGGATACCCACTAGAGCAAGATGAAACAGGAAGCCGAGTTTCCCCCTCTCTCCGCTTAGATGATTGCCGTTGGGTTATGATACAATAACTCAGCGGCTTTTTGCTTTTTATGGACCGCTCTAAAGCTTCTCGTTCGGGACATATTGCTTCACAGGTTTCCTTAAATGTACTGGCGATGAAACCGCCATCAACAGGAACATCTTCTGCACTCCCCTCCAGCACATCCAGGGGAATCGCATGACTTACTTCCTTGATCAAGTTCGGCTGTGAGAATCGTGTCTCGTCAATAAGACCTCATTTTCAGACCACACATCTTGAAGATGAAGTACTCTATATGCAGTTGTTCGTTATCACTAACGATGGGCATGCGAATTCCAAAGCGTCAACTTCTCACTTTTGCACTGTGGTTCTCTCTTTTACATTGTGGCTCCAGATTCCGCCTGGCCTGAAGCTAAGCTGAATTGTCTTATCTCCAGTTACGATCAACCCGCTTCTAAATTGCCCCTCATTTTTATCATACTCTCACCGACATAGGTATCTTGCGAACAGACGACGTTTTTGTATAGTATTGTCCGATGCAACGATTTCCTTATATTACTGATTACATGAACGAAGTTTTCGCGAAAGAGAAAACACATTGGGACTTTATTCTGCTGCGTCCTTTGCTGATCGTGTTCTATTTCTTTTTGCGGTTCATCAGCCCCTGGCCGCCTCTGTCAGACAAAACTGATATCGTCAATGGCGTGCTGGCAGCATACTTGAGGCAACATCAACAGCTGCCCTTCCGATCCGGTTAACTCCATTGACCAGTTCCAGTCATGTGCGGGAATGCCTGCATGATGGCTGCCCCAATAACGCGGGGTTCTGGAATCCCAGTACATTAAACAGCCAGTACCTGCGTAGTCGACTTGAAACGGATCTGCAGGCAGATCTGTAATTTCGTGGGGAGCATCGTCGTTCCACCAGCCGCCGACATACAGCTTGGGAATATGGCGATTGTGGTAACATCCAGACACCGCATTGGGAGGTGTCCAGCCTGAAACAAGAGCCTGCATCAAATCGGCGCCCGCCTGAATAGGGACCATGATATCGTCTTCAATGATCCAATGAATTTCACCATCCATGTGGGTACGAAGTTGATTACAGGCATGGGCCATGAAACGAGACACAGCGTCTCGCCGTTCCTCTTCGCTCTGATGGTTGTGAGAGACGCGCTCTTCCAATGGAATAATTTTGATGGTCTGGAAAGTGGACCAGTAGCGGCTGACCTCTTTTTCAATCATGACACGGAAATCGGTATCATTACTGTTATCAAGCAGAACCAGCTCGGGTTTTGAGGAGTTGTCGAGCAGCCGTGTCGCCTGGGCGACAGCAGACATCCAGGCGGGAAACAATTTGGGAATTCGGCCACTGATGATCGAGCCCACAGCGACGCGTGCATTCAGCTTTCGCACTTCCGGCATGAACGCTTCCTGCTGATCATGGGTTTTCTCACGATTGTTTGCCGACCAGGAAGCTGCATGCTGGCGGTATTTGAGCGTCGCATTGCTGCGCCGGGGAACTCCCAGGCGAGATCCTCGCAACGCCAGATCCCAGTCCCACATGGTTTTAATACCTTCGCGCCAGCGTCCCGCCACTTCAAATACTTTTCGACGCCACATTGCCGAAGTATTAACAAAATTGTTGCGCCAGATGTCAGATCCTTCCCACTCTGGTGCATCCCAGAAGATGGAAAAATCACCAAACGCCTGAGCCGGCCCATAGACAAAGGGAGTGTCATCCCGCATCGCGTTTAAATGTTCTTCGATATAGTTGGCGGGCATGATGTCGTCGCCATCCAGAAATACCAGGTAGTCCCCCGAAGATGCAGCAGCACCACGGTTGCGCGTTTCACAGACTCCCTGGTGCCGAGGACTCTCCAGAACAGTCAACCCCTGCGACTGATATTGACGGGCCAGTTCGAGGGAATCGTCGATGCTGTTGTCGTCCGAGTAAATCACCTCACACGGGATGGATTGTTGCAGTGCAGACTCGATCGTTTCTGCCAGATATCTTTCGTTATTGCGGGCCGCAATAATAATGCTGACTCGACTGCGGGAATGATGATTCTTTACAAACTTTTCTAAA is a window of Gimesia chilikensis DNA encoding:
- a CDS encoding PH domain-containing protein — protein: MADFFTNIMGQVEGPFTGTQIRDLAKTGRLFPDSFVRKGVDGNWFTADRIKGLTFGAAKPQPPPPPSLPVPSPTLAAQPASNVILENYDKYAEFTKNHDWKALCELNNVSLDSFGTKKELQALPDYLEPNEVVFALTSGMMPQSENSNSFDFGLNTWLVVLTSDRFLFLDAAILTSSVNTQSIRHDRVQAVSASQGWVLGKIMVDLGSRVLTIDNCQKATVKVIADLANKWLKEMSDKRNTNVTRLQAEPEESPLDKLEKLAKLHSMGVLSDEEFRTAKEKILSSL
- a CDS encoding glycosyltransferase family 2 protein; translation: MVGGLKLPGEKTGRNPSLEKFVKNHHSRSRVSIIIAARNNERYLAETIESALQQSIPCEVIYSDDNSIDDSLELARQYQSQGLTVLESPRHQGVCETRNRGAAASSGDYLVFLDGDDIMPANYIEEHLNAMRDDTPFVYGPAQAFGDFSIFWDAPEWEGSDIWRNNFVNTSAMWRRKVFEVAGRWREGIKTMWDWDLALRGSRLGVPRRSNATLKYRQHAASWSANNREKTHDQQEAFMPEVRKLNARVAVGSIISGRIPKLFPAWMSAVAQATRLLDNSSKPELVLLDNSNDTDFRVMIEKEVSRYWSTFQTIKIIPLEERVSHNHQSEEERRDAVSRFMAHACNQLRTHMDGEIHWIIEDDIMVPIQAGADLMQALVSGWTPPNAVSGCYHNRHIPKLYVGGWWNDDAPHEITDLPADPFQVDYAGTGCLMYWDSRTPRYWGSHHAGIPAHDWNWSMELTGSEGQLLMLPQVCCQHAIDDISFV